Below is a genomic region from Desulfobacter sp..
CATCCAAGATATTATCATTTACCAGATGATGTCCGCCACCCTCTCCGAATATGTCAATGATGAAAATTTTCTATCCCGGTTCTCCATTAAACTCTTTTTTATTTCCATGCTCATGCGGCAGTTTGCCTTTGAAGGAAAGATTGACTATATACCGGTATATCTTTCCCAGATTCCCAAAATTTTCAAAGACAATGAAATCGGCCTTGATATTGCCCTGATCCAGGTCTGCCCGCCGGACAAACACGGATTCTGTTCTCTGGGCATTTCAGTGGATATCACCCTGTCCGGGATGAAAAATGCCGACCTGGTCATTGGACAGATCAACCCCCAGATGCCAAGGACCTGGGGAGATTCTCTGGTCCATATTGATGAAATTGACTTTCTCGTGGAATATGAAGAGCCTTTGCTGGAATCCCTGCCCGAGACAAAAAATCAAAAGGTGATCGAACGTATCGGGCACTACGTGAATCAGCTGGTGGATGACGGGGCCACACTCCAGATCGGATTCGGCCATCTGCCCGACGCAGTCATGCCCTATCTGGCCAATAAAAAAGATTTGGGCATTCACACCCAGGTCATCACGGACGGTCTTCTGCCTTTGTTCCGGCAAAAGGCCATTACCAACCGCCAGAAAAACTACCTTGAAGACCGGGCCGTCACCTCCCTGTGTATGGGATCAAAAGAACTGTATGAATTTGTCAACGACAACCCCATGTTCTATTTTCGCTCCTCGGAATTTGTCAACGACCCCAATGTGATTGCAAAAAATGATCATTTCATCTCCATCAGTTCTGCCTTAGAAGTGGATCTTACCGGACAGATCTGCACCGACTCCAAAGGCTATCTCTTCTACTCGGGCATTGGGGATCAGGTGGATTTTATACGGGGATCTTCCATGTCAAAGGGAGGATTTTCCATTGTGATCATCCCCTCCACAGCACAGAACGGGGAGGTCTCCCGTATTGTTCCCCACTTGAGTGAAGGGGCGGGGGTGGCCACCACAAGGGGGGATATTGATATTATTGTCACAGAATACGGGATTGCCGAAAT
It encodes:
- a CDS encoding GNAT family N-acetyltransferase gives rise to the protein MDLKQACPEKLLTPEESVKKIQNGSRVFIGTGCGEPQRLIRAMIENQSIQDIIIYQMMSATLSEYVNDENFLSRFSIKLFFISMLMRQFAFEGKIDYIPVYLSQIPKIFKDNEIGLDIALIQVCPPDKHGFCSLGISVDITLSGMKNADLVIGQINPQMPRTWGDSLVHIDEIDFLVEYEEPLLESLPETKNQKVIERIGHYVNQLVDDGATLQIGFGHLPDAVMPYLANKKDLGIHTQVITDGLLPLFRQKAITNRQKNYLEDRAVTSLCMGSKELYEFVNDNPMFYFRSSEFVNDPNVIAKNDHFISISSALEVDLTGQICTDSKGYLFYSGIGDQVDFIRGSSMSKGGFSIVIIPSTAQNGEVSRIVPHLSEGAGVATTRGDIDIIVTEYGIAEIRRKSISQRVMELAQIAHPKFRSELIAQAKQRHYIFPDQLPPTSQDLLFLDSYKNTMTLPGGKSLEVRPLLPSDEFESRHFFYSLQEDSIYYRFFNKRKVFSRKMLQQQWAEVDYRRNMSLIALVQKGRRKQIVAIGSYAEVGEDVAEVAFLVKEELHGKGIGSFLLDDLEKIAKKNNYTQFIATVLAENQKMLYVFGKKYPDAKFIRSGTGEVEVEMPFS